The Rhizobium sp. WSM4643 genome has a window encoding:
- a CDS encoding SDR family oxidoreductase, producing the protein MSQGIENKVVVITGASSGLGEATARHLAERGASVVLGARRSDRIATLAEELAAKGYRAKAAQTDVTDQHQVKKLVDTAVKAFGRIDVMLNNAGLMPLAPLERLKVDEWDRMIDVNIKGVLYGIAAALPHMKAQKSGHIINVSSVYGHVVDPGATVYCATKFAVRALSEGLRKEVKPYNIRTTIISPGAVSTELLEHISEKDIQAGTKEFVSRIAISADTFARTVAFAVNEPDDVDINEILFRPTAQPV; encoded by the coding sequence ATGTCACAAGGAATCGAAAACAAAGTGGTCGTCATCACCGGCGCAAGCAGCGGGCTTGGCGAAGCCACCGCGCGTCACCTTGCTGAGCGCGGCGCGTCCGTCGTCCTCGGCGCGCGGCGTAGTGACCGTATCGCTACGCTGGCTGAGGAGCTGGCCGCCAAAGGCTATAGAGCCAAGGCAGCCCAAACCGACGTCACGGATCAACATCAAGTCAAGAAGCTCGTCGACACCGCCGTCAAGGCGTTCGGCCGCATCGACGTGATGCTGAACAATGCCGGCCTGATGCCGTTGGCGCCGCTCGAACGGCTCAAGGTCGACGAGTGGGATCGCATGATCGACGTGAATATCAAAGGGGTGCTCTACGGCATCGCAGCAGCGCTTCCGCACATGAAGGCGCAGAAGTCCGGGCACATCATCAACGTGTCCTCCGTCTACGGTCATGTGGTCGATCCGGGTGCCACCGTCTACTGCGCGACGAAATTCGCCGTGCGCGCCCTCTCCGAGGGGCTGCGGAAGGAGGTGAAGCCATACAATATCCGCACCACGATCATTTCACCCGGCGCAGTGAGTACCGAACTGCTCGAACACATCAGCGAAAAGGACATCCAGGCGGGCACCAAGGAGTTCGTCAGCAGGATCGCCATCAGCGCGGACACCTTCGCCCGAACGGTCGCCTTCGCGGTGAACGAACCAGACGATGTCGACATCAACGAAATCTTGTTCCGGCCCACGGCTCAACCTGTCTGA
- a CDS encoding cyclophilin-like fold protein, which yields MSMTSTFMSRRAILGGALAAAALPLVAQGQDGHSSTTHKVSDVRIRIDFNKLPLTATLFDNPSARDLASMLPLNLKIEDYGRNEKIVYLPRKLTEEGSGAFGNEQAGDLCYFKPWGNLALFYADYRWDGLIRLGRFDDGFGPLLVRGAYPVRIERI from the coding sequence ATGTCGATGACATCCACGTTCATGAGCCGTCGCGCGATTTTGGGCGGAGCCTTGGCGGCCGCCGCCCTCCCTCTCGTGGCGCAAGGGCAGGACGGGCACAGCTCGACCACTCACAAGGTGTCAGATGTCAGGATCAGGATTGACTTCAACAAGCTTCCCCTGACGGCGACACTCTTCGATAATCCGTCGGCGCGCGATCTTGCTTCCATGCTGCCCCTAAACCTCAAGATCGAGGACTACGGCAGGAACGAAAAGATCGTCTATCTGCCGCGTAAGTTGACCGAAGAAGGCAGTGGTGCTTTCGGAAACGAGCAGGCGGGCGACCTTTGCTACTTCAAACCGTGGGGTAACCTGGCCCTGTTCTACGCGGATTACCGCTGGGACGGGTTGATCCGGCTCGGCCGCTTCGACGATGGCTTCGGGCCGTTGCTGGTGCGCGGCGCGTATCCGGTCCGCATTGAACGCATCTGA
- a CDS encoding class I SAM-dependent methyltransferase codes for MEQSLVFDGESLVAPGEIRRVARRVAAPDPGDLIVAQAELALSLDVSIRQFKSGVEPHVIIERLTEALHQMRRRFHPEVWDVIVPIAQSHPVAYYLHQDPLTRWSFEKPRGYSGDARLLDFIYGRPEIEDAVASASDLGRSIYGYTRNASSSIAVRERRDILARRVDEIASVRPGSTEVLAIAAGHLREGPLSHALSAGAIRRWVALDQDPISVGTVARDFAGTSVEAVNGSVKSLLGGRHSLGMFDFVYAAGLYDYLPDAVAVRLTRKCISMLKPGGTFLFANFSPETDVDGYMETFMNWALLLRSEREMGLIAGESTTGADMKVSVWSGSNRSIVYCEIQRPR; via the coding sequence ATGGAACAAAGCCTGGTATTCGACGGTGAAAGTCTTGTTGCGCCTGGCGAAATTCGGCGGGTGGCAAGGAGGGTTGCTGCCCCGGATCCCGGCGATCTTATCGTTGCCCAGGCCGAGCTTGCCCTCAGCCTTGACGTGTCGATCCGTCAGTTCAAATCCGGCGTCGAGCCTCATGTGATCATCGAGCGTCTTACCGAAGCCTTGCATCAGATGCGGCGGCGCTTTCATCCAGAGGTGTGGGACGTCATCGTTCCGATCGCGCAATCTCATCCCGTTGCTTACTATCTTCATCAAGATCCATTGACCCGCTGGTCGTTTGAAAAGCCGCGCGGCTATTCCGGCGACGCACGTCTTCTCGATTTCATCTACGGCAGACCTGAGATTGAGGACGCCGTCGCATCAGCGAGCGACTTGGGACGTTCGATCTACGGCTACACTCGAAATGCTTCGTCATCCATCGCAGTACGGGAGCGTCGAGACATTCTGGCTCGCCGCGTTGACGAAATCGCTTCGGTCCGGCCGGGTTCCACCGAAGTCCTCGCGATTGCCGCCGGGCATCTTCGCGAGGGGCCGTTGTCGCACGCTCTGAGCGCCGGCGCGATCAGACGCTGGGTAGCTTTGGATCAAGACCCGATCAGCGTTGGAACCGTCGCCCGCGATTTCGCCGGCACCTCCGTCGAAGCGGTGAACGGTTCGGTCAAATCCCTGCTCGGTGGAAGGCATTCGTTGGGAATGTTCGATTTCGTCTATGCCGCGGGTCTCTATGACTATTTGCCTGACGCGGTAGCCGTAAGGCTGACCAGGAAGTGCATCAGCATGCTTAAGCCTGGCGGCACATTCCTATTCGCCAACTTCTCTCCGGAGACGGACGTCGATGGCTATATGGAGACATTCATGAACTGGGCCCTGCTGTTGCGGTCGGAACGAGAGATGGGCTTGATCGCCGGCGAAAGCACGACTGGGGCTGATATGAAGGTTTCTGTTTGGTCCGGCTCAAACCGGAGCATTGTCTACTGTGAAATTCAAAGACCGCGTTAG
- a CDS encoding MFS transporter — MTVELTLDETSLTDDTATSWSAVTCLSLLTFLLVGLEFLPVSLLTPIATDLSVSEGQAGLAITVSGVFAVITSLFGNAFLARIDRKSVVLLYTAVLVVSSLAVALAPNFLVFLVGRSLVGVSIGGFWSLSTAILARLTSDRDLPKAIALLQGGTAFALVLAAPLGSFLGGLIGWRGTFFITVPIGIAALVWQLVVLPRMPATSTVSVARIFGLLRNRTFAIGMAATALAFIGQNALSIYLRPFLEGVTGLELNVLSMVLLGLGVGGLAGTSVIGFVARRHLRLVLVGLPGALALIALLLIVLGPFAAVTASLLVMWGFFSTPIPVAWNTWMAAIVPGELEAAGGLQVALIQLAIAGGAFAGGVLFDTAGWWSTFLLAACLLAGSAVLAALAGRRA; from the coding sequence ATGACCGTCGAGTTGACATTGGATGAGACCTCACTGACGGACGACACGGCGACCTCATGGTCTGCTGTGACCTGTCTCTCGCTTCTCACTTTCCTGCTGGTGGGGCTGGAATTTCTCCCTGTGAGCCTTCTGACTCCAATCGCCACGGATCTCTCGGTGTCAGAGGGGCAAGCCGGATTGGCGATCACCGTGTCGGGAGTCTTTGCGGTTATCACCAGTCTTTTCGGCAATGCATTCCTGGCGAGGATCGACCGCAAGTCTGTCGTCCTGCTCTATACGGCGGTTCTTGTTGTATCGAGTTTGGCGGTTGCCCTTGCACCCAACTTCCTAGTCTTTCTCGTCGGGCGGTCCCTGGTCGGCGTTTCGATCGGCGGCTTCTGGTCGCTGTCGACGGCTATTCTGGCACGCCTGACTTCGGACCGTGACCTGCCCAAGGCGATTGCGCTTCTGCAAGGTGGCACCGCATTCGCGCTCGTCCTTGCCGCACCGCTCGGCAGTTTTCTTGGCGGGTTGATCGGATGGCGCGGAACCTTCTTCATCACGGTGCCAATCGGAATTGCCGCGCTCGTCTGGCAACTGGTCGTCCTGCCGAGGATGCCGGCGACATCAACCGTCTCGGTGGCCAGAATATTCGGGTTGCTGCGCAATCGCACATTCGCGATAGGAATGGCGGCGACTGCTCTCGCCTTCATCGGCCAGAACGCGCTGTCCATATATCTTCGTCCATTCCTCGAAGGCGTCACGGGCCTCGAATTGAATGTTCTGTCCATGGTGCTTCTCGGCCTTGGCGTCGGTGGACTGGCTGGAACCTCCGTCATTGGCTTCGTCGCCCGGCGGCACCTCCGCCTCGTTCTCGTAGGCCTGCCGGGTGCTCTTGCGCTCATTGCCCTGCTGCTGATCGTTCTCGGGCCGTTCGCCGCGGTTACGGCATCCCTGCTCGTCATGTGGGGATTTTTCTCAACCCCGATTCCGGTTGCCTGGAACACCTGGATGGCCGCCATCGTCCCCGGTGAGTTGGAAGCCGCAGGTGGGCTGCAGGTGGCGCTGATCCAACTTGCCATTGCCGGCGGCGCTTTCGCTGGCGGCGTACTGTTCGACACCGCGGGATGGTGGAGCACCTTCCTTCTGGCCGCCTGCCTTCTCGCCGGTTCGGCTGTCCTCGCCGCACTCGCCGGCCGCCGCGCCTGA
- a CDS encoding LysR substrate-binding domain-containing protein yields the protein MHFRRRIPSLTALVTLEAVLRKKSFTTAATELGVTQAAVSRQIALLEEEFGQPLFVRKHRAIEPTAACINLGATLAKSFADIAEGVEALQSRSQDVLTIGATVAFSSFWLLPRLAEFRRANPGILVRVISQDSPIALDDGEVDVAIRYGVPPFSDSTVIASRGDVICPVCSPDYLRRRGDGPLGSADEFIETDVLDRSWYSWAQWFSLTGANLNVKPSLRFNHYTETIAAARAGQGIALGWRMLVGTFLEDGTLMQIGGGELAAEDRYNVIVPVKAKRSNARDLAAAWLTASLHG from the coding sequence ATGCACTTTAGAAGACGGATCCCGTCGCTGACGGCCCTGGTGACCCTGGAGGCGGTGCTCAGAAAGAAGAGCTTCACCACGGCTGCGACCGAATTGGGTGTCACCCAGGCGGCGGTCAGCAGGCAGATTGCATTGCTGGAGGAGGAATTCGGCCAGCCCTTATTCGTGCGCAAGCATCGAGCGATCGAGCCGACGGCGGCATGCATCAACCTCGGAGCCACGCTGGCCAAAAGCTTTGCCGATATTGCCGAGGGCGTGGAAGCGCTCCAGTCGCGCAGCCAGGACGTACTGACTATAGGGGCGACCGTTGCGTTCTCCTCTTTCTGGCTGCTGCCGCGGCTGGCCGAATTCCGCCGGGCGAACCCGGGTATTCTGGTGCGGGTGATATCCCAGGACAGCCCGATCGCTCTCGACGACGGCGAAGTCGATGTGGCAATTCGATATGGTGTGCCTCCGTTCAGCGATAGCACCGTCATCGCCTCGCGCGGCGACGTCATTTGCCCCGTCTGCTCTCCCGACTATCTCAGGCGACGCGGAGATGGTCCGCTCGGCTCTGCCGACGAATTCATCGAAACGGACGTTCTCGATCGTTCCTGGTATAGCTGGGCCCAGTGGTTTTCGCTGACCGGCGCCAACCTCAATGTAAAGCCGTCGCTTCGGTTCAACCACTATACCGAAACCATCGCTGCCGCGCGCGCAGGGCAAGGCATTGCCTTGGGATGGCGTATGCTGGTCGGCACCTTTCTGGAGGATGGAACCTTGATGCAGATCGGCGGCGGCGAGCTTGCGGCGGAGGATCGTTACAATGTGATCGTGCCCGTCAAAGCCAAGCGAAGCAATGCACGCGACCTTGCCGCCGCCTGGCTGACGGCATCACTGCACGGTTGA
- a CDS encoding putative bifunctional diguanylate cyclase/phosphodiesterase, translating to MAYFSTYFRWLSGRRRCMIAACDNVQRDEPTAGISFAEAIKSLKIENDAVRRQSSRHGLWMAVAVYVAFALPDRWLIPDVAPATIAARFAVATIALLAFEILRLANAKTVWLDITCATALLVGYVAWLYPAIATHDVTAMSYYMIFGAIFMMGANLFFSFPFRLSVITSGLVLCAFFITIEELFPSSQTYTLAFGLFYISCFAFTSFVNWRLNVERRNVLLNAAEARHQHWEASERGRSLLELSHTDYLTGISNRRALDRRLDECWAAWKDERRDFSVFLIDVDFFKRFNDRYGHQEGDRCLTVIANALKAIVESSDGMIGRYGGEEFIVVMPAALPKVAMAVAEKIRMEVESLAIAHDERPDDMSIVTVSIGVAFTREKVGEKVERIVREADLALYNAKASGRNCIRSFDPLLPRPDDYAGKLVPLLAAAIDRKLVSLVYQPIFDVTNGKARAVEALMRLRMPDGTAVSPKTFIPVAERSGAILELGRWAIETACRDILMTDRMATVSVNVSPIQLRSPGFAASVADILARCGVCGSRLALEVTEGLDMDMQSEVLKCIADLRALGIEIWLDDFGSGFAGLSWLRAIEFQTVKVDRTFLHDSSNPRGLTMLQDMIVLIRNRGNTILVEGVETAAQYSLLKDLRIDRAQGFHMGMPVSAELLNAA from the coding sequence ATGGCTTACTTTTCAACATACTTTAGATGGCTTTCGGGTCGGCGTCGTTGCATGATCGCGGCTTGCGATAATGTCCAGCGGGACGAACCAACCGCCGGCATTTCATTCGCCGAGGCCATCAAGTCTCTGAAAATTGAAAATGATGCTGTCCGAAGGCAGAGCTCGCGGCACGGTCTTTGGATGGCGGTTGCCGTCTATGTGGCCTTCGCACTTCCCGACCGTTGGCTGATCCCCGATGTTGCCCCTGCGACGATCGCCGCCCGATTCGCCGTTGCGACGATCGCCCTGCTGGCGTTCGAAATCTTGCGGCTGGCAAATGCGAAAACCGTCTGGCTTGACATTACGTGCGCCACTGCACTGCTTGTGGGCTATGTAGCCTGGCTTTACCCGGCGATTGCCACCCACGACGTCACTGCCATGTCCTACTACATGATATTCGGCGCCATCTTCATGATGGGCGCCAACCTGTTTTTCAGTTTCCCGTTTCGGCTTTCGGTGATCACCTCCGGGCTCGTTCTCTGCGCGTTTTTCATTACGATCGAGGAACTTTTTCCTTCAAGCCAAACCTACACGCTCGCTTTCGGGCTGTTCTACATTTCGTGCTTTGCCTTCACGTCTTTCGTCAATTGGCGATTGAATGTGGAGCGCCGAAACGTGTTGCTGAATGCGGCGGAGGCTCGCCACCAGCACTGGGAAGCGTCCGAGCGCGGAAGGTCACTGCTCGAGCTTTCACATACCGACTACCTGACAGGCATAAGCAACAGACGCGCGCTGGATCGGCGGCTCGACGAATGCTGGGCCGCTTGGAAAGACGAACGCCGCGACTTCTCCGTGTTCCTCATCGACGTCGACTTTTTCAAACGCTTCAATGATCGTTACGGACATCAGGAAGGAGACCGATGTCTGACTGTCATTGCCAATGCGCTGAAGGCGATTGTAGAGTCTTCCGATGGCATGATCGGCAGGTATGGCGGCGAGGAGTTCATCGTGGTCATGCCTGCGGCCCTTCCAAAGGTCGCGATGGCTGTCGCCGAAAAGATCAGAATGGAAGTCGAGTCTCTCGCGATTGCTCACGATGAGCGACCGGATGATATGTCGATCGTAACTGTCAGCATCGGCGTCGCCTTCACCCGCGAGAAAGTTGGCGAGAAAGTCGAACGAATAGTGCGTGAAGCCGACCTTGCTCTCTACAATGCCAAAGCAAGCGGCCGAAACTGCATTCGCAGTTTTGATCCGCTGCTGCCTCGCCCCGACGACTATGCCGGTAAACTCGTGCCCCTGCTGGCGGCCGCCATCGATCGCAAACTGGTCTCGCTCGTGTACCAACCGATTTTCGACGTGACGAACGGGAAAGCAAGGGCTGTCGAGGCTTTGATGCGCCTCAGGATGCCTGATGGCACGGCGGTTTCGCCGAAGACATTCATCCCGGTTGCAGAGCGAAGCGGCGCTATCCTCGAACTGGGCAGGTGGGCGATCGAGACGGCATGCCGGGATATACTGATGACCGATCGCATGGCGACCGTCAGCGTCAACGTGTCGCCGATACAGCTGCGCTCCCCCGGCTTTGCCGCCAGTGTCGCTGATATCCTTGCTCGGTGCGGGGTCTGCGGGTCGCGACTAGCCTTGGAAGTCACCGAGGGCCTGGACATGGATATGCAGTCGGAGGTGCTCAAATGCATTGCCGATCTGCGTGCACTCGGCATCGAAATCTGGCTTGACGACTTCGGCTCCGGCTTCGCGGGCCTCTCTTGGCTGAGGGCAATCGAGTTTCAGACAGTTAAGGTCGATCGAACCTTCCTGCACGACAGCTCGAACCCACGCGGTCTGACGATGCTTCAGGACATGATTGTTCTCATCCGCAATCGTGGAAATACAATCCTGGTGGAAGGCGTCGAAACTGCAGCCCAATATTCCCTTCTCAAGGATCTTCGCATCGACCGCGCCCAGGGCTTTCACATGGGAATGCCGGTGAGCGCTGAACTTCTGAACGCGGCATAA
- a CDS encoding acyltransferase — translation MDHAGSPQSSVSEEREARRLQYLTWEHVASDLRHPAHLARRAELWRSCGAQLAETSYIAEHAAIFTESLTMGERSWIAGHALVRGDITLGDDCTINPYACVSGTVTCGNGVRIASHASLVGFNHGFDDPSIPIHRQGVVSIGISIGDDVWIGANSVILDGATIGNGAVIAAGAVVTGDIPAMAIAGGVPARVLRSRGSAPRKTGNGDIEDQLVRLGQKAKDQWPDILARWKTQGTYQSLEADGISRPAIRHLCDAIEIAAGFGHLPPDLDAAETVERLQDLQDRETGLFPEEHARMHGKALRDDPKALYNVLAVGYALELLGSGPRQPVHAVELEAGELDEWLSALPWSTRAWHAGSVADAIGTAMYFNAKYFGVRHSRQALFEWLSHNANSVSGLWGEPTAAEGWLQPVNGFYRLTRGTYAQFGVALPHPHASLETVHLNYRNHKGFVAAKYNACNLLDTIHPLLLIARQTDYRRADGEAIARKLISRALDRWRDGEGFPFADGSEPSLQGTEMWLSVIHLAADFLGLADRFAFVPKGVHRTATVGLGM, via the coding sequence ATGGATCACGCCGGCAGCCCGCAATCGTCAGTGAGCGAAGAGAGGGAAGCGCGCAGGCTTCAATACCTGACCTGGGAACACGTTGCGTCTGACCTTCGTCATCCCGCTCACCTCGCCCGCAGGGCGGAACTCTGGCGATCATGCGGTGCACAGCTGGCCGAGACGTCCTACATCGCCGAGCACGCCGCAATCTTCACCGAAAGCCTGACAATGGGCGAGCGGTCGTGGATCGCCGGGCACGCGCTCGTTCGCGGCGATATAACCCTCGGTGACGATTGCACCATCAATCCCTATGCCTGCGTTTCCGGCACGGTGACGTGCGGCAATGGCGTGCGGATTGCTTCGCATGCCTCGCTCGTCGGCTTCAATCATGGCTTCGACGATCCGAGCATTCCTATACACCGCCAGGGCGTCGTCAGCATCGGCATTTCGATCGGCGACGATGTCTGGATCGGCGCCAACTCTGTGATCCTCGATGGCGCCACGATTGGAAATGGTGCGGTGATCGCCGCCGGAGCGGTGGTCACGGGGGACATTCCCGCCATGGCGATTGCCGGTGGCGTGCCCGCCCGGGTGCTGCGGAGCCGAGGCTCGGCACCCCGGAAAACAGGCAATGGCGACATCGAAGATCAGTTGGTCAGGCTCGGTCAGAAAGCGAAAGACCAGTGGCCGGACATTCTGGCACGCTGGAAAACGCAAGGGACCTATCAATCGCTGGAAGCAGACGGCATCAGCAGACCAGCGATCCGGCATCTCTGCGATGCAATCGAGATCGCTGCCGGCTTCGGCCATCTGCCGCCCGATCTCGATGCGGCGGAGACCGTCGAGCGTCTCCAAGATCTTCAGGACCGAGAGACCGGCCTTTTCCCGGAAGAACATGCCCGCATGCATGGCAAGGCGCTGAGGGATGATCCAAAGGCGCTCTATAACGTCCTTGCGGTTGGCTATGCGCTTGAACTGCTTGGTTCCGGTCCGCGCCAACCGGTCCATGCAGTCGAGCTCGAGGCCGGGGAGTTGGATGAATGGCTGAGCGCCCTGCCCTGGTCGACCCGGGCATGGCACGCCGGAAGCGTGGCCGATGCGATCGGAACTGCCATGTACTTCAACGCGAAGTATTTCGGCGTCAGGCATTCACGGCAGGCGCTCTTCGAGTGGCTAAGCCACAATGCCAACAGCGTTTCGGGGCTCTGGGGTGAACCGACCGCGGCGGAAGGATGGCTTCAACCGGTGAACGGCTTTTATCGCCTGACGCGCGGCACCTACGCCCAGTTCGGCGTGGCACTTCCCCACCCGCACGCCTCACTCGAAACGGTTCACCTCAACTACCGCAACCACAAGGGCTTCGTTGCGGCAAAATACAATGCGTGCAACCTGCTCGATACGATTCATCCTCTGCTGCTGATTGCCCGGCAGACCGACTACAGACGGGCCGACGGCGAGGCGATCGCCCGCAAGCTCATCTCAAGGGCGCTGGATAGATGGCGGGATGGCGAAGGATTCCCCTTTGCCGATGGTAGTGAACCGAGCTTGCAGGGGACGGAAATGTGGCTTTCCGTCATTCACCTGGCGGCCGACTTCCTGGGCCTGGCAGATCGCTTCGCCTTCGTCCCGAAAGGCGTTCACCGGACGGCAACCGTGGGGCTGGGTATGTGA